In a single window of the Poecile atricapillus isolate bPoeAtr1 chromosome 27, bPoeAtr1.hap1, whole genome shotgun sequence genome:
- the MED1 gene encoding mediator of RNA polymerase II transcription subunit 1, with protein MKAAPGSAEEAEKLNKMSSLLERLHAKYSQNRPWTETMKLVRQVMEKRVVLNSGGHQHLVSCLETLQKALKVSSLPAMTDRLESIARQNGLGSHLSANGTECYITSDMFYVEVQLDPTGLLCDVKVAHHGENPVSCPELVQHLREKNFDEFSKHLRGLVNLYKLPGDNKLKTKMYLALQSLELDLQKMAGMYWQATNANPLDKILHGSVGYLTPRSGGLLMNLKYYISPYDLFEDGTGAPVVLHENNVPRSLGMNVSVTVEGTMAMHKLPIAPLIMGSHPVDSKGTPSFSSITSANSVDLPACFFLKFPRPIPVSRAFIQKLQSCTGIPLLDTPPTFVPLYELITQFELSKEADPLPLNHNMRFYAALPGQQHCYFLNKDAPLPDGRSLQGTLISKIAFQHPGRVPLILNLIRHQVAYNTLIGSCVKRTVLKEDSPGILQFEVCPLSDSCFSVSFQHPVNDSLVCVVMDVQDSSHVNCKLYKGLSDALICTDDFIAKVVQRCMSIPVTMRAIRRKAETIQADTPALSLIAETVEDMVKKNLPPASSPGYGMTTGSNPMSGTTTPTNTFPGGPITTLFNMSISMKERHDSVGHGEDFSKVSQNPILTSLLQITGNVGSTIGSSPTPPHHTPPPVSSPASNTKNHPMLMNLLKENPPQDFSTLYGSSPLERQNSSSGSPRMEMGPGGNKQKKKKSRMPADKPKHQTEDDFQRELFSMDVDSQNPIFDVNMTADTLDTPHITPAPSQCSTPPTTYPQALPHAQPSIQRMVRLSSSDSIGADVTDILSDIAEEASKLPTSTEDCPPIGTPVRDSSSSGHSQSALFDPDVFQTNSGENPYTDPADLIADAAVSPNSDSSNHFFPDGVDFNPDLLNSQSQSGFGEEYFDESSQSGDTDDFKGYAPQALTNLGVQVLGADGGENKFKGSAPSDTVDFSIIAAASKALGSSDIMEHHSGGQSPLLNTGDLGKEKSQKRVKEGNGSGSAMAGAGMDGKPGKRSRTPSSDGKSKEKLPKRKKQETDGKSPSHSSSNRPFTPPASTGGSKSPGSSGRSQTPPGVATPPIPKITIQIPKGTVTVGKPSSHGQYTSSGSVTSSSSKSHHSHSSSSSSSSSSSTSGKIKSKSEGSSGSKMSSSLYSSQGGSGSGQSKGSAQSVGKPGSSPITKHGLSTGSGSTKMKPQGKPSSLMNPSMSKPNISPSHSRPSGGSDKLASPMKPVPGTPPSSKAKSPISSGSGGSHMSGTGSSSSMKSSSGMGSSGSMSQKPPPSSNSSTASSSSFSSSGSSMSSSQNQHGSSKGKSPSRNKKPSLTAVIDKLKHGVVTSGPGGDDPMDGQMGPSSNSSSHTMSSKHNMSGGEFQGKREKSDKEKSKVSVSGGSVDSSKKNSDSKNVGSTGVAKIIISKHDGGSPSIKAKVTLQKPGEGGGDGLRPQMASSKSYGSPLISGSTPKHERCSPSHSKSPAYTPQNIDSESESGSSIAEKSYQNSPSSDDGIRPLPEYSAEKHKKHKKEKKKVKDKDRDRERERDKDRDKKKSHGMKPESWSKSPISADQSLSMASNAILAAERPSRASPEFLIGEEDDDLMDVALIGN; from the exons agCTGTCCAGAGCTGGTGCAGCATCTGAG agagaaaaattttGATGAGTTTTCAAAGCATTTGAGGGGACTTGTGAACCTGTATAAGCTGCCAGGGGACAA caAACTTAAAACTAAAATGTACTTGGCTCTGCAGTCCTTGGAGTTGGATCTCCAAAAGATGGCTGGGATGTATTG GCAAGCCACCAACGCAAACCCCCTGGACAAGATCCTCCATGGCAGTGTTGGCTATCTCACCCCCAGGAGTGGAG GTCTCCTGATGAACCTCAAATATTACATCTCCCCCTATGATTTATTTGAGGATGGCACTGGAGCCCCTGTGGTTTTGCACGAGAACAATG TTCCTCGCTCTCTGGGGATGAACGTGTCGGTGACGGTGGAGGGAACCATGGCAATGCACAAACTTCCAATTGCTCCACTGATCATGGGCTCCCACCCCGTGGACAGCAAAGG AACTCCATCTTTCTCCTCGATCACCAGTGCCAACAGCGTGGACTTGCCCGCTTGTTTCTTCCTGAAATTCCCACGTCCCATTCCAGTGTCTCGAGCTTTCATCCAGAAACTCCAGAGCTGCACAG GTATCCCACTGTTGGACACACCACCCACGTTTGTGCCCCTGTACGAGCTGATCACGCAGTTTGAGCTGTCCAAGGAGGCTGATCCCCTGCCCCTGAACCACAACATGCGCTTCTACGCC GCCCTTCCAGGACAGCAGCACTGTTACTTCCTGAACAAAGACGCTCCTCTCCCGGACGGACGAAGCCTCCAGGGAACTCTGATCAGCAAAATCGCCTTCCAGCACCCCGGCAGGGTGCCCCTCATCCTCAACTTGATCCGGCACCAGGTGGCCTACAACACCCTCATCGGCAGCTGTGTCAAGAGGACAGTCCTGAAGGAAG ATTCTCCTGGGATCCTGCAGTTTGAAGTTTGTCCTCTCTCTGACTCCTGTTTCAGTGTATCCTTCCAGCACCCTGTGAACGACTCCCTGGTGTGTG tgGTGATGGACGTGCAGGACTCCAGCCATGTCAACTGTAAGCTGTACAAAGGGCTCTCCGATGCCCTCATCTGCACAGATGATTTCATTGCCAAGGTTGTTCAGAG GTGCATGTCCATCCCTGTCACCATGAGAGCCATCCGCAGGAAAGCAGAAACCATCCAAGCCGACACGCCAGCCCTGTCCCTCATTGCAGAGACAGTTGAAGACATGGTGAAGAAAAACCTGCCCCCGGCCAGCAGCCCAGGGTATGGCATGACCACAGGCAGCAACCCAATGAGTGGGACCACCACCCCAACCAACACTTTTCCTGGGGGGCCCATCACTACTTTGTTTAACATGAGCATAAGCATGAAAGAGAGGCATGACTCGGTGGGCCATGGGGAGGACTTCAGCAAAGTGTCTCAGAACCCTATTCTCACTAGTTTGTTGCAGATCACAGGGAATGTGGGGTCTACCATTGGCTCAAGTCCAACCCCCCCCCACCACACACCACCACCAGTATCCTCACCAGCCAGCAACACCAAGAACCACCCCATGCTCATGAACCTTCTTAAGGAGAATCCCCCTCAGGATTTCTCCACTCTGTATGGGAGCAGCCCTCTGGAAAGGCAGAACTCTTCCTCTGGCTCCCCCAGAATGGAAATGGGCCCTGGGGGGaataagcaaaagaaaaaaaaatcccgcATGCCAGCCGACAAGCCCAAGCACCAGACTGAGGATGATTTCCAGAGGGAGCTCTTTTCCATGGATGTTGACTCCCAGAACCCCATTTTTGATGTCAACATGACTGCAGACACTCTGGACACCCCTCATATTACTCCAGCACCCAGCCAGTGCAGCACTCCTCCCACCACCTACCCCCAGGCGCTCCCCCACGCTCAGCCCAGTATCCAGAGGATGGTTCGCCTGTCCAGCTCGGACAGCATCGGGGCCGATGTCACCGACATCCTCTCGGATATAGCGGAGGAGGCTTCCAAGCTGCCCACCAGTACCGAGGACTGCCCACCCATTGGGACTCCAGTCAGAGACTCTTCTAGTTCAGGACATTCACAAAGTGCCCTCTTTGACCCCGATGTTTTTCAGACCAACAGCGGTGAGAACCCCTACACAGACCCCGCAGACCTGATCGCGGATGCCGCTGTGAGCCCCAACAGCGACTCCTCCaaccatttttttccagacGGGGTAGATTTCAACCCTGACTTGCTGAACAGTCAGAGCCAGAgtggttttggggaggaatACTTCGATGAGAGCAGTCAGAGCGGGGACACCGATGATTTCAAGGGCTATGCCCCCCAGGCTCTAACTAATTTGGGGGTGCAAGTCTTGGGGGCTGACGggggggaaaataaatttaagggGAGCGCTCCATCCGATACGGTGGATTTTAGTATTATTGCAGCTGCCAGCAAAGCACTGGGGTCCTCTGACATCATGGAGCACCACAGTGGAGGTCAGAGCCCTTTGCTGAACACGGGGGATTTAGGAAAAGAGAAGTCTCAGAAACGGGTAAAGGAAGGCAATGGGTCTGGGAGTGCCATGGCAGGtgctgggatggatgggaaGCCAGGGAAGCGCAGCCGGACGCCGTCCAGCGATGgcaaaagcaaagagaaactTCCAAAGCGGAAGAAGCAGGAGACGGATGGGAAATCTCCATCCCACAGTTCGTCCAACAGGCCCTTCACGCCACCAGCAAGCACAGGTGGGTCCAAATCTCCCGGGAGTTCTGGCAGATCCCAGACTCCTCCCGGGGTAGCTACTCCTCCTATTCCAAAAATAACCATTCAGATCCCAAAAGGAACGGTGACTGTTGGCAAACCGTCTTCACACGGCCAGTACACGAGTAGTGGTTCTGtcacctcctccagcagcaaaAGCCATCATAGCcattcttcctcctcctcctcttcttcctcctcttcaacCTCAggcaaaattaaaagcaaatcaGAAGGGTCTTCTGGCTCAAAGATGAGCAGCAGCCTCTACTCCAGCCAAGGCGGCTCCGGTTCGGGTCAGTCCAAGGGCTCGGCCCAGTCGGTGGGAAAGCCGGGATCCTCCCCCATCACCAAGCACGGCCTCAGCACCGGCTCTGGCAGCACCAAGATGAAACCTCAAGGAAAGCCATCGTCCCTCATGAACCCTTCCATGAGCAAACCAAACATCTCCCCGTCCCACTCCAGGCCCTCGGGGGGTTCTGACAAACTCGCCTCTCCCATGAAGCCTGTCCCAGGCACTCCCCCCTCGTCTAAAGCGAAGTCGCCCATCAGTTCAGGTTCTGGTGGGTCCCACATGTCTGGGACTGGATCGAGCTCGAGCATGAAATCGTCTTCAGGAATGGGATCCTCCGGGTCCATGTCACAGAAACCGCCTCCCTCGTCCAATTCCTCCACGGcatcttcatcttccttttcatCCAGCGGGTCTTCCATGTCCTCATCCCAGAACCAGCACGGAAGCTCCAAAGGGAAGTCCCCGAGCAGAAACAAGAAGCCATCTCTGACGGCAGTCATCGACAAGCTGAAGCACGGGGTGGTGACGAGCGGGCCTGGCGGAGACGACCccatggatggacagatgggGCCGAGTTCCAATTCCTCAAGCCATACGATGTCCTCCAAACACAACATGTCTGGAGGGGAGTTCCAGGGAAAGCGGGAGAAGAGCGACAAGGAGAAATCCAAGGTCTCTGTTTCGGGAGGATCCGTTGACTCTTCCAAGAAGAACTCGGATTCCAAAAACGTTGGAAGCACTGGAGTGGCCAAAATTATCATCAGCAAACACGATGGTGGTTCCCCCAGCATTAAAGCCAAAGTAACTCTGCAGAAACCCGGGGAAGGGGGCGGGGACGGGCTGAGGCCTCAGATGGCTTCTTCCAAAAGCTACGGATCCCCCCTGATCAGCGGCTCCACCCCCAAACACGAGCGCTGCTCCCCCAGCCACAGCAAATCCCCGGCCTACACCCCCCAGAACATCGACAGCGAGAGCGAGTCGGGCTCTTCCATCGCCGAGAAATCCTaccagaacagccccagctccgaCGACGGCATCCGGCCCCTGCCCGAGTACAGCGCCGAGaaacacaagaagcacaaaaaggagaagaaaaaagtgaaggACAAAGACAGGGACAGAGAGCGGGAGCGGGATAAGGACAGGGACAAGAAGAAATCCCACGGCATGAAGCCCGAGAGCTGGTCCAAGTCCCCGATCTCGGCGGATCAGTCTCTGTCCATGGCCAGCAACGCGATCCTCGCGGCCGAGCGGCCTTCCCGGGCCAGCCCCGAGTTCCTGATCggggaggaggatgatgatCTCATGGATGTTGCTCTAATTGGTAATTAA